Proteins found in one Rhodospirillales bacterium genomic segment:
- a CDS encoding M23 family metallopeptidase yields the protein MGAFATGTVLCASASTAVNSVHSTPAWPSVSQPPIAAALSLPGADGDANPADVPEGASPADLDAEQRSEPFGEDGVDENEMYDAPAAGEPEAQRVHRLSRGDTLTGVLEDLGVGRDDAQAAIAALRGLFDPRRIRVGQNITIDLEPMAAGEPARLSGLRLASRFPAEVGVRRVHDGGFVAFTDMVPVSRSGYGAAATIRSSLFAAGQQVGIPTSVLAEVLKMYAWDVDFQRDVQRGDRIEVLFEQLTSEDGTRVGAGRVVAAALTVKGERKVLYRFTTDDGVVDVYDADGRSARKALMRTPVDGARLSSGYGMRRHPILGYNRMHRGIDFAAPTGTPIFAAGDGRITEIGRKGSYGKYIRIKHNAGYATAYAHMNGFARGLSRGSRVKQGDVIGYVGSTGRSTGPHLHYEVSLNGRQIDPATLKRLPGRALTGRARERFQALVADSERHLASLVPGAGAVALESTDSDLRAAARPPASMPPAPTPRPKSLLAGL from the coding sequence GTGGGCGCCTTCGCGACCGGTACCGTTCTCTGCGCATCGGCGTCGACTGCCGTCAATTCCGTCCATTCGACGCCCGCATGGCCGTCCGTATCTCAACCGCCTATCGCCGCCGCGCTCTCCCTCCCGGGCGCTGACGGTGACGCCAACCCGGCGGACGTCCCGGAGGGTGCGTCGCCCGCCGATCTCGATGCCGAGCAACGTTCCGAGCCGTTCGGCGAAGATGGCGTGGATGAGAATGAAATGTACGACGCACCGGCCGCCGGGGAGCCGGAAGCGCAACGCGTTCACCGGCTCAGCCGCGGCGATACGTTGACGGGCGTCCTGGAGGACCTGGGCGTCGGTCGCGATGATGCGCAGGCCGCGATCGCCGCGCTCCGCGGCCTCTTCGATCCGCGCCGCATTCGGGTCGGCCAGAACATTACCATCGATCTCGAACCCATGGCCGCGGGCGAGCCGGCGCGCCTGTCCGGATTGCGGTTGGCGAGCCGCTTTCCCGCCGAGGTCGGGGTGCGGCGCGTGCACGATGGCGGCTTCGTCGCCTTTACGGACATGGTCCCGGTGTCTCGATCCGGCTATGGGGCGGCGGCGACAATTCGCTCCAGCCTCTTCGCGGCGGGCCAGCAAGTCGGGATCCCGACGTCGGTGCTTGCCGAGGTCCTCAAGATGTACGCCTGGGATGTAGATTTTCAGCGGGACGTCCAGCGCGGCGACCGGATCGAGGTGCTGTTCGAGCAACTGACATCCGAGGACGGTACGCGCGTCGGCGCCGGCCGCGTCGTGGCCGCGGCACTGACGGTGAAGGGTGAGCGCAAGGTCCTGTATCGCTTCACCACTGACGATGGCGTCGTCGACGTTTATGATGCCGATGGACGTAGCGCCCGCAAGGCCCTGATGCGGACCCCGGTCGACGGAGCGCGTTTGTCGTCCGGCTATGGCATGCGCCGGCACCCGATCCTCGGATACAACCGCATGCACCGCGGCATCGATTTTGCCGCGCCGACCGGCACGCCGATCTTCGCCGCCGGCGATGGCCGCATCACCGAAATCGGCCGCAAGGGCAGCTACGGCAAGTACATCCGCATCAAACACAACGCCGGCTACGCCACCGCCTACGCCCACATGAATGGTTTCGCGCGCGGTCTCAGCCGTGGCTCCCGGGTCAAGCAGGGCGACGTTATCGGTTATGTCGGCAGCACCGGGCGCAGCACCGGTCCGCACCTGCATTACGAGGTGTCGCTGAACGGCCGGCAGATCGACCCGGCCACTCTGAAGCGACTGCCCGGCCGCGCGTTGACGGGCCGCGCCCGCGAGCGGTTCCAAGCGCTGGTCGCCGACAGCGAACGCCACCTCGCCTCCCTCGTGCCGGGCGCCGGCGCGGTAGCGCTCGAAAGCACCGACAGCGATTTGCGCGCGGCGGCCCGACCTCCTGCGTCGATGCCGCCCGCTCCGACCCCGCGTCCGAAGTCGCTGCTGGCAGGGCTGTAG
- a CDS encoding rhomboid family intramembrane serine protease, with protein sequence MFPFRTTVSANASPVVTMSLIVVNIGVYFLQLGLAPRAAREFIMSYALIPAVYGHPAVARAYGLDPTNFLPVISNTFMHGDALHLIVNMWTLWLFGLPVEDRLGPWRFLLFYLVCGVAGSVAHLAFNLDSAVPVLGASGAIAGLLGGFALMHPRAKVAVIQPIFFVFPLVFHLPALVFTGIWFAFQILGGWTTFGGGAAGGGIAWWAHIGGFVAGLAIALWLTRPPRHRGPWSRTR encoded by the coding sequence ATGTTCCCGTTCCGCACAACGGTTTCCGCCAACGCTTCGCCGGTCGTGACGATGAGTCTGATCGTCGTCAACATCGGCGTCTATTTTCTGCAACTCGGACTGGCGCCGCGCGCGGCGCGCGAGTTCATCATGAGCTACGCGTTGATCCCCGCGGTGTACGGTCATCCCGCCGTGGCGCGCGCCTACGGCCTCGACCCGACCAACTTTCTCCCGGTCATCTCCAACACCTTCATGCACGGCGATGCCCTGCACCTCATCGTCAACATGTGGACCTTGTGGCTGTTCGGTCTGCCGGTGGAGGATCGCCTCGGCCCCTGGCGCTTCCTCTTGTTCTACCTCGTCTGCGGTGTCGCCGGCAGCGTCGCCCACCTCGCCTTCAACCTCGATTCAGCCGTGCCGGTGCTGGGCGCCTCCGGCGCGATCGCCGGACTGCTCGGCGGCTTCGCGCTGATGCACCCGCGCGCCAAGGTCGCCGTCATCCAGCCGATCTTCTTCGTCTTTCCGCTCGTGTTCCACCTGCCGGCGCTGGTCTTTACCGGCATCTGGTTCGCGTTTCAGATCCTCGGCGGCTGGACGACGTTCGGCGGCGGCGCGGCCGGCGGCGGCATCGCCTGGTGGGCGCACATCGGCGGCTTCGTCGCCGGCCTGGCGATCGCCTTGTGGCTCACCCGCCCACCCCGCCACCGCGGCCCCTGGTCGCGGACACGGTAA
- the clpB gene encoding ATP-dependent chaperone ClpB, producing the protein MNLEKYTERCKGFLQSAQTLALRSNHQQLTPLHLLKVLLDDKEGLAANLIRAAGGDPARALKGTELELGKLPQVSGGSGQVYLAPEGARLFDQAEQIAEKAGDSFVTAERLLLALALAAGTPAAKVLAEAGLTPQNLNRAIEELRKGRSATSATAEDTYDALKKYARDLTAAAADGKLDPVIGRDEEIRRTIQVLSRRTKNNPVLIGEAGVGKTAIVEGLAQRIVKGDVPETLKDKRLMVLDLGALVAGAKFRGEFEERLKAVLSEVSAQEGDIVLFIDEMHTIVGAGAAEGAMDASNLLKPALARGQLHCIGATTLNEYRKHVEKDAALARRFQPVFVSQPTVEDTISILRGLKEKYELHHGVRITDAATVAAATLSNRYIADRFLPDKAIDLMDEAASRLRMEVDSKPEEIDELDRRIIQLKIEREALKKETDRASHDRLEKLEKELAELESRSNELTAQWRAEKEAMAGATKLKEELEQARFEVQKCLRDGQYEKAGQLQYSVIPGLEAKIKAAEEVEQHRMLEEAVTAEHVASVVSRWTGIPIDKMLEGEREKLLQMENNLRKRVVGQDEALTAVAQAVRRSRAGLQDINRPIGSFLFLGPTGVGKTELCKALAEFLFDDETAMVRVDMSEYMEKHSVARLIGAPPGYVGYDEGGALTEAVRRRPYQVILFDEVEKAHSDVFNVLLQVLDDGRLTDGQGRTVDFRNTMIVLTSNLGGDILAHQAEGHDSEEVRDQVMALVRGAFRPEFLNRLDEIILFHRLFPEHLDTIVEIQLQRLKSLLADRKITLDLDPAAVAWLARQGYDPVYGARPLKRVIQRHLQNPLASLILEGRLAEGETAHVSAGDGGLVINGVRAEAA; encoded by the coding sequence ATGAATCTCGAGAAATATACCGAGCGCTGCAAGGGGTTTCTGCAGTCGGCGCAGACCCTGGCGCTGCGCAGCAATCATCAGCAGTTGACGCCGCTGCACCTTCTCAAGGTGCTGCTGGATGACAAGGAAGGCTTGGCCGCGAACCTGATCCGCGCCGCCGGCGGCGACCCGGCGCGGGCGCTGAAGGGGACGGAGTTGGAACTCGGCAAGCTGCCGCAGGTTTCCGGCGGCTCCGGTCAGGTCTATCTGGCGCCGGAAGGCGCGCGTCTGTTCGATCAGGCGGAGCAGATCGCCGAAAAGGCCGGCGACAGCTTCGTCACCGCCGAGCGGCTGCTGCTGGCGCTGGCGTTGGCGGCAGGGACGCCGGCGGCCAAGGTGCTGGCCGAAGCCGGTCTGACCCCGCAGAACCTGAATCGCGCCATCGAAGAGCTGCGCAAGGGGCGCTCGGCGACCAGCGCCACTGCCGAAGACACCTACGACGCCCTCAAGAAATACGCTCGCGATCTGACTGCCGCAGCCGCCGACGGCAAGCTCGACCCGGTCATCGGCCGGGACGAGGAGATCCGCAGGACCATTCAGGTCCTGTCGCGGCGCACCAAGAACAATCCCGTCCTGATCGGCGAAGCCGGCGTCGGCAAGACCGCCATCGTCGAGGGGCTCGCACAGCGCATCGTCAAGGGCGACGTGCCGGAAACGCTGAAGGACAAGCGTCTGATGGTCCTCGACCTCGGCGCCCTGGTCGCCGGCGCCAAGTTCCGCGGCGAGTTCGAGGAACGGCTCAAGGCGGTGCTGTCGGAGGTGTCGGCCCAGGAGGGCGATATCGTCCTGTTTATCGACGAGATGCACACCATCGTCGGCGCCGGCGCCGCCGAGGGGGCGATGGACGCATCGAACCTGCTGAAACCGGCGCTCGCCCGTGGCCAGTTGCACTGCATCGGCGCGACCACCTTGAACGAATACCGCAAGCATGTCGAGAAGGACGCGGCGCTGGCGCGGCGCTTCCAGCCGGTGTTCGTGTCGCAACCGACGGTCGAGGACACTATCTCGATCCTCCGCGGTCTCAAGGAAAAGTACGAGTTGCACCACGGGGTGCGCATCACCGATGCCGCCACCGTTGCCGCTGCGACCTTGAGCAACCGCTACATTGCGGATCGATTCCTTCCCGACAAGGCCATCGACTTGATGGACGAAGCGGCGTCTCGCCTGCGCATGGAAGTGGATTCCAAGCCCGAAGAGATTGACGAACTCGACCGCCGAATCATCCAGCTCAAGATCGAGCGCGAAGCCTTGAAGAAGGAGACCGACCGGGCGTCCCACGACCGCCTCGAGAAGCTGGAGAAGGAACTGGCCGAGCTGGAGTCGCGATCCAACGAGCTGACCGCCCAATGGCGCGCCGAAAAGGAAGCCATGGCCGGCGCCACCAAGCTCAAGGAGGAGTTGGAGCAGGCGCGCTTCGAGGTGCAGAAGTGCCTGCGGGACGGCCAGTACGAGAAGGCGGGGCAGCTCCAGTACTCCGTCATTCCCGGACTGGAAGCGAAGATCAAGGCCGCCGAAGAGGTCGAGCAGCACCGCATGCTCGAAGAAGCGGTGACCGCCGAGCACGTCGCGTCGGTGGTGTCCCGCTGGACCGGTATCCCGATCGACAAGATGCTGGAGGGCGAGAGGGAGAAGCTGCTGCAGATGGAGAACAATCTCCGCAAGCGCGTGGTCGGCCAGGACGAGGCGCTGACTGCGGTCGCCCAGGCCGTGCGCCGGTCGCGGGCAGGCCTGCAGGACATCAACCGGCCGATCGGCTCGTTCCTGTTTCTCGGTCCCACCGGCGTCGGCAAGACGGAGTTGTGCAAGGCGCTGGCGGAGTTCCTGTTCGACGACGAGACGGCGATGGTCCGTGTCGACATGTCGGAGTACATGGAGAAGCACTCGGTCGCCCGCCTGATCGGCGCGCCGCCCGGTTACGTCGGCTACGACGAGGGTGGTGCCCTGACCGAGGCGGTGCGCCGCCGGCCGTACCAGGTCATTCTGTTCGACGAAGTGGAAAAGGCGCACTCGGATGTCTTCAACGTCTTGCTGCAGGTGCTCGACGACGGGCGGCTGACGGACGGGCAGGGACGCACGGTCGATTTCCGCAACACCATGATCGTGCTCACCTCGAACCTCGGTGGCGACATTCTCGCCCACCAGGCCGAGGGGCACGACTCGGAGGAGGTGCGCGATCAGGTAATGGCCTTGGTTCGTGGCGCTTTCCGCCCGGAGTTCCTGAACCGGCTCGACGAAATCATCCTGTTCCACCGGCTGTTCCCGGAGCATTTGGATACCATCGTCGAGATCCAGTTGCAGCGCCTGAAGTCGCTGCTCGCCGACCGCAAGATCACGCTCGACCTCGATCCGGCGGCGGTCGCGTGGCTGGCGCGGCAGGGCTACGATCCGGTTTACGGCGCCCGGCCCCTGAAGCGGGTGATCCAGCGCCACCTTCAGAACCCGCTGGCCAGCCTGATCCTGGAAGGGCGCCTGGCGGAGGGGGAGACCGCCCACGTGTCGGCCGGCGACGGCGGCCTGGTCATCAACGGTGTCCGGGCGGAGGCGGCATAG
- a CDS encoding copper resistance system multicopper oxidase, whose protein sequence is MITRRRMLKTASTAGLLLAAQGLLPAWARNVAGAVPASGPRTGPHEFDLTIAETPITIDGRTGSAITLNGGVPGPLMRFKEGETVTIRVHNRLPEDTSIHWHGILLPFQMDGVPGVSFPGIRANSTFTYEYPVKQYGTYWYHSHTRLQEQLGHYGPMIIDPANPDPFAYDREHVIVLSDWMFEDPYRVFAQLKKMSHYYNFQKRTVGDFFEDIATAGLGATLKDRDAWGRMRMDPTDIADITGAVYTYLINGHGPETNWTGLFTPGESVRLRVINASTMSYFNVRLPGLPMTVVQADGQNVEPVEIDEFQIAVAETYDVIVRPESDRAYTLFAESLNRSGYARGTLAPREGMAAPIPPLRPRPLRTMVDMGMDMKDMDMGGMQMKDTAPPGMAGGGHAMPEGGRMDHAGHSSMGGHGAEHGGRVGSMMEEAGPIVARHGPDTHGPGNTTIAHVERNRLAEPGTGLEDVGHRVLVYTDLRSVTPFNQRPAEREIEIHLTGNMDRFMWSFDGKKFSEVKAPIPFRHGERLRLIMVNDTMMEHPIHLHGMFMELENDHGQYIPRKHTVNVKAGERMSLLITADAPGRWAFHCHLLYHMEMGMFRVVEVSPHEGRA, encoded by the coding sequence ATGATTACGAGAAGACGCATGCTGAAGACGGCGTCGACCGCCGGCCTGCTGCTGGCGGCTCAAGGGTTGCTTCCGGCCTGGGCGCGCAATGTGGCCGGCGCCGTGCCGGCCTCCGGTCCCCGCACCGGTCCGCATGAATTCGACCTCACCATCGCCGAGACGCCGATCACGATCGACGGTCGTACCGGCTCCGCCATCACTCTCAACGGCGGCGTTCCCGGGCCCCTCATGCGCTTCAAGGAGGGCGAGACGGTGACCATCCGCGTGCACAACCGCCTTCCGGAGGATACCTCGATCCACTGGCACGGGATTCTGCTGCCATTCCAAATGGACGGCGTGCCGGGAGTGTCCTTTCCCGGAATCCGCGCCAACAGCACGTTCACCTATGAGTATCCCGTCAAGCAGTACGGCACCTACTGGTACCACAGCCACACCAGGCTTCAGGAACAGCTCGGCCACTACGGACCGATGATTATCGATCCGGCAAATCCCGACCCGTTCGCGTACGACCGCGAGCACGTCATCGTGCTTTCCGACTGGATGTTCGAGGACCCCTACCGGGTGTTCGCCCAGCTCAAGAAGATGAGTCACTACTACAACTTCCAGAAACGCACTGTTGGCGACTTTTTCGAGGACATCGCCACTGCGGGTCTTGGCGCGACGCTCAAGGACCGCGATGCGTGGGGCCGGATGCGGATGGACCCCACCGACATCGCCGACATCACCGGCGCCGTCTACACCTATCTGATCAACGGCCACGGCCCCGAGACGAACTGGACCGGCCTGTTCACGCCCGGCGAAAGCGTGCGGCTCCGAGTCATCAACGCCTCCACCATGAGCTATTTCAACGTGCGCCTTCCAGGGCTGCCGATGACGGTGGTGCAGGCGGACGGCCAGAACGTCGAGCCGGTCGAGATCGACGAGTTCCAGATCGCCGTGGCCGAGACCTATGACGTGATCGTCCGCCCTGAGTCCGATCGCGCCTACACGCTGTTCGCCGAGTCCCTCAACCGCAGCGGCTACGCGCGCGGCACCCTCGCCCCGCGCGAGGGCATGGCGGCGCCGATCCCGCCGCTGCGCCCGCGGCCGCTGCGCACCATGGTCGACATGGGGATGGACATGAAGGACATGGACATGGGCGGCATGCAGATGAAGGACACCGCCCCGCCAGGGATGGCGGGCGGCGGTCATGCAATGCCCGAAGGCGGCCGGATGGACCACGCCGGACACTCGTCCATGGGCGGCCACGGGGCTGAGCATGGCGGGCGGGTCGGCAGCATGATGGAGGAGGCGGGGCCCATCGTCGCCCGCCACGGCCCCGACACCCACGGCCCCGGCAACACCACAATCGCTCACGTCGAGCGCAATCGGCTCGCTGAGCCCGGCACCGGCCTCGAAGACGTCGGTCACCGGGTCCTCGTCTACACCGATCTCAGGTCCGTCACGCCGTTCAACCAGCGGCCGGCGGAGCGGGAAATCGAGATCCACCTCACCGGCAACATGGACCGTTTCATGTGGTCGTTCGACGGCAAGAAGTTCAGCGAGGTCAAGGCGCCGATCCCGTTCCGCCACGGCGAGCGGCTGCGCCTCATCATGGTGAACGACACCATGATGGAGCACCCGATCCACCTGCACGGCATGTTCATGGAACTGGAGAACGACCACGGGCAATACATCCCGCGCAAGCACACCGTCAACGTCAAGGCCGGCGAGCGCATGTCGCTCTTGATCACCGCCGATGCGCCCGGCCGCTGGGCGTTCCACTGCCACCTGCTCTACCATATGGAAATGGGGATGTTCCGGGTGGTCGAGGTGTCGCCGCACGAGGGCCGGGCATGA
- a CDS encoding copper resistance protein B, with the protein MMILRRCGMLVSGALLITAAAGQASAQQTPDGAPAGWPEPVMDSQIFTFFMAERNEYQIDDDNQFYVWDAQGWIGGDYNKLWLRTEGEYVLDQGKLEAADLEVLYSRTITPFWDAQIGVRSTFEPAQAWDGVVGVQGLAPYFFEVEATAYVNDEALQFTLEGAYDLLVTQRLIAEPRVEVNLSTHDIERRDVVSGFSELEAGVRLRYEIIREVAPYVGFEYVRDEAAEDDKDSLRFVTGLRLWF; encoded by the coding sequence ATGATGATCTTGCGACGATGCGGCATGCTCGTCTCGGGTGCCTTGCTCATAACGGCGGCGGCGGGACAGGCGAGCGCTCAGCAGACGCCGGACGGCGCGCCTGCCGGTTGGCCGGAGCCCGTCATGGACTCGCAGATCTTCACATTCTTCATGGCGGAGCGAAACGAGTACCAGATCGACGACGACAACCAGTTCTACGTCTGGGACGCGCAGGGCTGGATCGGCGGCGACTACAACAAGCTGTGGCTGAGGACCGAGGGCGAATACGTCCTCGACCAGGGCAAGCTCGAGGCCGCCGATCTGGAGGTGCTCTACAGCCGCACCATCACGCCGTTCTGGGACGCCCAGATCGGCGTCCGCTCCACCTTCGAACCAGCCCAGGCGTGGGACGGGGTGGTCGGCGTTCAGGGCTTGGCGCCCTATTTCTTCGAGGTCGAGGCCACCGCCTACGTCAACGATGAGGCCCTGCAGTTCACCCTCGAAGGCGCCTACGACCTGCTCGTTACGCAAAGGCTCATCGCCGAGCCGCGTGTCGAGGTCAACCTCTCCACCCACGACATCGAGCGCCGGGATGTGGTTAGCGGCTTCTCCGAACTCGAGGCCGGGGTGCGGCTCCGCTACGAGATCATCCGCGAGGTCGCGCCCTACGTCGGGTTCGAATACGTGCGGGACGAGGCAGCCGAGGACGACAAGGACAGCCTCCGCTTCGTCACCGGCCTCCGCCTCTGGTTCTAG
- a CDS encoding SDR family NAD(P)-dependent oxidoreductase, which translates to MTVLITGVAGFIGSQTAAALLDRGETVVGIDNMNDYYEVTLKEARLARLEDRVGFTFAKIDIADRDAVHAVVARHPDITRVVHLAAQAGVRYSLVNPYAYLRSNIDGHVVLLEACRTLPRLEHFVYASSSSVYGANTDLPFSIDDQVDRPVSLYGATKKAMEGISHAYAHVYGLPLTGLRFFTVYGPWGRPDMSAFIFTRAILAGEPIPVFNHGDMHRDFTYVDDIVAGIVACLDRPPPAADGAAPNRIYNLGNHRSESLMDFIRTIEAALGIKATLDLLPMQVGDVKETFADIEASRRDLGFEPRTSIADGIPRFIAWYKDYYRV; encoded by the coding sequence ATGACGGTGTTGATCACGGGAGTGGCCGGGTTCATCGGCTCCCAGACGGCGGCGGCGCTTCTCGACAGGGGGGAGACGGTGGTCGGCATCGACAACATGAACGACTACTACGAGGTGACCCTCAAGGAAGCGCGCCTTGCCCGGCTCGAAGACCGCGTCGGCTTCACGTTCGCCAAGATCGACATCGCCGACCGCGACGCCGTCCATGCGGTGGTGGCGCGGCATCCCGACATTACCCGGGTCGTGCATCTGGCGGCGCAGGCCGGGGTACGCTACTCGCTGGTCAATCCCTACGCCTATCTCCGCTCCAACATCGACGGCCACGTGGTGCTTCTGGAAGCCTGCCGCACGCTCCCCCGGCTGGAGCACTTCGTCTACGCGTCGTCCTCGTCGGTCTACGGCGCCAACACCGATCTGCCATTCTCCATCGACGACCAGGTCGACAGGCCGGTGTCGCTCTACGGAGCGACGAAGAAGGCGATGGAGGGTATCAGCCATGCCTATGCCCATGTCTACGGGTTGCCGCTGACCGGCTTGCGCTTTTTTACGGTGTACGGGCCGTGGGGCCGGCCCGACATGTCGGCGTTCATCTTCACCCGCGCGATTCTGGCGGGCGAGCCCATTCCGGTGTTCAATCACGGCGACATGCACCGGGACTTCACCTACGTCGACGACATCGTCGCCGGCATCGTGGCCTGCCTCGACCGGCCGCCGCCGGCCGCCGACGGCGCGGCGCCGAACCGGATCTACAATCTCGGCAACCATCGCTCCGAGTCGCTTATGGATTTCATTCGCACCATCGAGGCGGCGTTGGGGATCAAGGCGACCCTGGATCTCCTGCCGATGCAAGTGGGCGACGTCAAGGAGACGTTCGCCGACATCGAGGCGTCGCGCCGCGACCTCGGTTTCGAGCCCCGGACCAGCATCGCCGACGGCATTCCCCGCTTCATCGCCTGGTACAAAGACTACTACCGGGTATAG
- a CDS encoding Flp family type IVb pilin, giving the protein MVVAVLGKLLADEGGGPAIEYGLIASLVGVAAFGGLQAYGSSLEALFGSVIVAIDRAVSGVVRVL; this is encoded by the coding sequence ATGGTTGTTGCGGTGCTGGGCAAGCTGTTGGCGGACGAAGGGGGCGGACCTGCCATCGAATACGGGCTCATCGCGTCCCTCGTCGGCGTCGCGGCTTTCGGCGGTCTCCAGGCGTACGGATCATCGCTGGAGGCGCTGTTCGGCAGTGTAATCGTGGCGATCGACCGGGCGGTATCCGGCGTCGTCAGGGTGCTCTGA
- a CDS encoding DUF2237 domain-containing protein: protein MIDSRNVLGEPLQPCSTTPMTGFFRNGCCDTGPQDLGLHVVCVEVTADFLAFSKSRGNDLSTPAPGSAFPGLKPGDRWCLCAARWQEAFDAGMAPRVVLAATHEASLEIVRFADLKAYALDLQ, encoded by the coding sequence ATGATCGACAGCCGCAACGTGCTCGGAGAGCCGTTGCAGCCGTGCAGCACGACGCCGATGACCGGTTTTTTCCGCAATGGTTGCTGCGACACCGGACCGCAGGACCTGGGACTGCACGTCGTGTGCGTAGAGGTGACAGCGGACTTCCTCGCGTTCAGCAAGTCCCGCGGCAACGACCTGTCGACGCCGGCGCCGGGGTCCGCCTTTCCGGGCCTGAAGCCGGGGGACCGCTGGTGCCTGTGCGCGGCGCGCTGGCAGGAGGCGTTCGACGCCGGTATGGCGCCGCGAGTGGTGCTCGCCGCCACCCATGAGGCGTCGCTGGAGATCGTCCGGTTCGCCGATCTCAAGGCCTACGCCCTCGACCTGCAGTAG
- a CDS encoding 2-oxoacid:acceptor oxidoreductase family protein encodes MSGISGNDVHGTVEIRLSGSGGQGLQLSASVLAEALVRAGRCIAQSQSYEPTSRGGISRSDLVVGVGDVGYPLVTRIDYLVILDDVAAGASDFALAPCSLVLCDKTRVRAGPSGAGVVRMLPFAETARALGSDRVANMVALGCLAAVSGLCGQTSLEAVLRDETPPKFLDLNTEALAAGFQLATGFERSAAEAS; translated from the coding sequence ATGAGCGGAATCAGCGGGAACGACGTCCACGGGACCGTGGAGATCCGGTTGAGCGGATCCGGCGGCCAGGGGTTGCAGCTCTCGGCGAGCGTCCTCGCCGAGGCGCTGGTGCGCGCGGGCAGGTGCATCGCGCAGTCGCAGAGCTACGAGCCCACCTCCCGCGGCGGCATCAGCCGCTCCGATCTCGTGGTTGGCGTCGGCGATGTCGGCTATCCGCTGGTCACCCGCATCGACTACCTGGTCATCCTCGACGACGTCGCCGCCGGCGCCTCCGACTTCGCGCTCGCGCCCTGCTCCCTGGTGCTGTGCGACAAGACGCGGGTCAGGGCGGGCCCCTCGGGCGCCGGCGTCGTCCGTATGCTGCCGTTCGCGGAGACGGCGCGGGCCCTGGGTTCGGATCGGGTCGCCAACATGGTAGCGCTCGGCTGCCTCGCGGCGGTCAGCGGGCTCTGCGGGCAGACGTCCCTGGAGGCGGTGCTGCGGGATGAAACTCCGCCGAAGTTTCTTGATCTCAACACGGAGGCACTGGCAGCGGGATTCCAACTTGCCACAGGCTTCGAACGTTCCGCCGCAGAAGCCTCATAA
- a CDS encoding hemerythrin domain-containing protein, with protein sequence MSGSEVGRMLHEEHEATLSVLNELEGIILDRAPDQPMDVEDPDDRGHLERLIHVIDRDVNRHFSFEEEVLFPILRQRGAGDMVDLLTHEHQAIRPLAGGLDIIVRDALDAGFDAASWGEFRDQVMELMERESFHIQKEEMGLIRALNVLVDAETDQELAARYKDYTP encoded by the coding sequence ATGAGCGGGTCCGAGGTCGGCCGGATGCTCCATGAAGAGCATGAAGCGACCCTGTCGGTTCTGAACGAGTTGGAGGGCATCATCCTCGACCGCGCCCCCGACCAGCCGATGGACGTCGAGGACCCTGACGATCGCGGCCATCTCGAGCGTCTCATCCATGTGATCGATCGCGACGTCAATCGTCACTTCTCGTTCGAGGAGGAAGTGCTGTTCCCCATCCTGCGGCAACGGGGCGCAGGGGACATGGTGGACCTCCTCACCCACGAGCATCAGGCGATCCGGCCGCTGGCCGGAGGGCTCGACATCATCGTCCGCGACGCCCTCGACGCCGGGTTCGATGCCGCCTCGTGGGGCGAGTTCCGCGATCAGGTCATGGAATTGATGGAACGGGAATCGTTCCACATTCAGAAGGAAGAGATGGGACTGATCCGCGCCCTCAACGTCCTCGTCGACGCCGAGACGGATCAGGAGCTCGCCGCCCGCTACAAGGACTATACGCCTTAA